From Micromonospora echinospora, one genomic window encodes:
- a CDS encoding SAM-dependent methyltransferase, whose amino-acid sequence MRPDWAPDTIDVERPSVARMYDYYLGGSHNFAADRAAAGAMMAAVPEAPLMAQANRAFMRRVVHFLAETGVRQFLDIGSGIPTVGNVHEVAQRVAPDSRVVYVDVDPVAVAHSREILSRNDQAVVFQEDLRRPERILDHPDLHGLLDLAEPVALMIVAVLHFVADDDRPAEILRTLRDALPPGSYLVLSQASDIGQYGDARADAERVYRNTDNPLILRDRAELTAFFDGFELVEPGLVWVPAWRPEFPEHAEDAARSGFLGGVGRLGG is encoded by the coding sequence ATGCGGCCGGACTGGGCACCCGACACCATCGACGTCGAGCGCCCGAGCGTGGCCCGCATGTACGACTACTACCTCGGGGGCTCGCACAACTTCGCCGCCGACCGGGCCGCCGCAGGGGCGATGATGGCCGCCGTCCCGGAGGCGCCGCTGATGGCCCAGGCCAACCGGGCGTTCATGCGGCGGGTCGTGCACTTCCTGGCCGAGACGGGCGTGCGCCAGTTCCTCGACATCGGTTCGGGGATCCCGACCGTCGGCAACGTGCACGAGGTCGCGCAGCGGGTCGCGCCGGACTCCCGGGTGGTGTACGTCGACGTCGACCCGGTGGCGGTCGCCCACAGCCGGGAGATCCTCAGCCGCAACGACCAGGCCGTCGTCTTCCAGGAGGACCTGCGCCGACCGGAGCGCATCCTGGACCACCCCGACCTGCACGGCCTGCTCGACCTCGCCGAACCGGTCGCCCTGATGATCGTCGCCGTGCTGCACTTCGTCGCGGACGACGACCGGCCGGCGGAGATCCTGCGCACCCTCCGGGACGCCCTCCCCCCGGGCAGTTACCTGGTCCTCTCCCAGGCCAGTGACATCGGCCAGTACGGCGACGCCCGGGCCGACGCGGAGCGGGTCTACCGCAACACGGACAACCCGCTCATCCTCCGGGACCGCGCCGAGCTGACCGCGTTCTTCGACGGTTTCGAGCTGGTCGAACCGGGTCTGGTGTGGGTGCCGGCGTGGCGGCCGGAGTTCCCCGAGCACGCCGAGGACGCCGCCCGGTCGGGGTTCCTGGGCGGGGTGGGGCGGCTCGGTGGGTGA
- a CDS encoding response regulator transcription factor, with protein sequence MTTSPIPATRTKVLLVDDHDLIRKGLRHAFERDRQFEVVGEAATAAEGVRQAGALQPDVVIMDLRLPDGSGLEATRALRKSSATMGIVVLTMYAGDDQLFGALEAGASAFVPKTAPADEVVAAARHAASSPSAFTAADLAEAMKRRLAPSGPQLSPREGQVLRLLADGMSVAGIAKQLFVSESTAKTHISKLYEKLGAANRAQALMTALRLGLLEAPDAPKF encoded by the coding sequence ATGACCACCAGTCCGATACCGGCCACCCGCACCAAGGTCCTCCTTGTGGACGATCATGACCTGATCCGCAAGGGCCTGCGGCACGCCTTCGAGCGGGACCGTCAGTTCGAGGTGGTCGGCGAGGCCGCCACCGCCGCCGAGGGGGTCCGGCAGGCCGGCGCGCTCCAGCCCGACGTGGTGATCATGGACCTGCGCCTGCCCGACGGCAGCGGTTTGGAGGCGACCCGGGCGCTGCGCAAGTCCAGCGCCACCATGGGCATCGTCGTGCTCACCATGTACGCCGGTGACGACCAGCTCTTCGGTGCCCTGGAGGCCGGGGCGAGCGCCTTCGTGCCGAAGACCGCGCCGGCCGACGAGGTGGTGGCCGCCGCCCGGCACGCCGCTTCCTCCCCCAGCGCCTTCACCGCCGCCGACCTGGCCGAGGCGATGAAGCGCCGGCTCGCCCCGTCCGGTCCCCAGCTCTCGCCCCGGGAGGGCCAGGTGCTGCGGCTGCTGGCCGACGGGATGAGCGTCGCCGGCATCGCCAAGCAGCTCTTCGTCAGCGAGTCGACGGCGAAGACGCACATCTCGAAGCTCTACGAGAAGCTCGGCGCCGCCAACCGGGCCCAGGCCCTGATGACCGCCCTGCGGCTGGGTCTGCTGGAGGCCCCGGACGCGCCGAAGTTCTGA
- a CDS encoding GAF domain-containing sensor histidine kinase, translating into MSASTPTRPRPHPLAVTARVVMLALVAVLTLIATREVDQLWWIALLALAGVPALLAPTDRLLGPLSRAAEVVVLGLAASQVAAVATIGGPIGGLGASAVLPYLAVPVTVTALRRQFREGATLLAVTAATLLLSGALTEVGGERQLGQLGYLAVCAQWLLLAGLGLYAASTLHRVMAVRTEVKPQHQPYAEATRLLTQLRGVARQLPGATLDPGGISEHLLEELRTVTRADRAAVLSASGGGRLVVLAQVGVDRVDWETTLDADSAIADAWASQQPQTANRSQARSHRGGDVSALIVPLVAGVRTVGLVALEADVAQAYPAPVVAKVTALTRPAALRLEAALLFDEVRSLATNEERQRLAREIHDGVAQELVMVGYGIDNALATVHDDTEETAESLRTLRQEVTRVITELRLSLFELRSEVDRHGGLAAAIAEYARTVGASGGLRVHLSLDESTARLPAATEAELLRIAQEAVTNARKHAGASNLWVTCEVDPPYAQIEVSDDGQGIADQRPDGRYGLAIMAERAERIRGRLEIRPRQPSGTTVAVVLGTSPRRDNVRGSATAGEGK; encoded by the coding sequence GTGTCCGCCTCCACACCCACCCGGCCCCGGCCGCACCCGCTGGCCGTCACCGCCCGCGTGGTCATGCTCGCGCTGGTCGCCGTCCTGACCCTGATCGCCACCCGGGAGGTCGACCAGCTCTGGTGGATCGCCCTGCTGGCGCTGGCCGGCGTGCCGGCGCTGCTCGCCCCGACCGACCGGCTCCTCGGTCCGCTCAGTCGCGCCGCCGAGGTGGTGGTGCTGGGCCTGGCCGCCAGCCAGGTGGCCGCGGTGGCCACCATCGGCGGCCCGATCGGCGGGCTCGGCGCCTCGGCCGTCCTGCCCTACCTGGCCGTGCCGGTCACCGTGACCGCGCTGCGGCGCCAGTTCCGCGAGGGCGCGACGCTGCTCGCGGTCACCGCGGCCACCCTGCTGCTCAGCGGGGCACTGACCGAGGTCGGCGGCGAGCGGCAACTCGGCCAGCTCGGGTACCTCGCGGTCTGCGCCCAGTGGCTGCTGCTGGCCGGGCTCGGGCTCTACGCCGCCAGCACCCTGCACCGGGTGATGGCGGTCCGCACCGAGGTCAAACCCCAGCACCAGCCGTACGCCGAGGCGACCCGGCTGCTGACGCAGCTGCGCGGCGTCGCCCGGCAGCTCCCCGGCGCCACGCTGGACCCGGGCGGCATCTCCGAGCACCTGCTGGAGGAGTTGCGCACGGTCACCCGGGCGGACCGGGCGGCGGTGCTCTCCGCCAGCGGCGGCGGCCGGCTGGTGGTGCTCGCCCAGGTGGGCGTGGACCGGGTGGACTGGGAGACCACGCTCGACGCCGACTCGGCGATCGCCGACGCCTGGGCCAGCCAGCAGCCGCAGACCGCCAACCGGTCGCAGGCCCGCTCGCACCGGGGCGGCGACGTCTCCGCGCTGATCGTGCCGCTGGTCGCCGGGGTCCGGACGGTGGGCCTGGTGGCGTTGGAGGCGGACGTGGCGCAGGCGTACCCGGCCCCGGTGGTGGCGAAGGTGACCGCACTGACCCGCCCGGCGGCGTTGCGGCTGGAGGCGGCGCTCCTCTTCGACGAGGTGCGCTCGCTGGCCACCAACGAGGAGCGGCAGCGCCTGGCCCGCGAGATCCACGACGGGGTCGCCCAGGAGCTGGTGATGGTCGGCTACGGCATCGACAACGCCCTGGCCACCGTGCACGACGACACCGAGGAGACCGCCGAGAGCCTGCGCACGCTGCGCCAGGAGGTGACCCGGGTGATCACCGAGCTGCGGCTGAGCCTGTTCGAGCTGCGCAGCGAGGTGGACCGGCACGGCGGGCTGGCCGCCGCGATCGCCGAGTACGCGCGGACCGTCGGCGCCTCCGGCGGACTGCGGGTGCACCTGTCGCTGGACGAGTCGACCGCCCGGCTGCCCGCCGCCACCGAGGCCGAGTTGCTGCGCATCGCCCAGGAGGCGGTGACCAACGCCCGCAAGCACGCCGGCGCGTCCAACCTCTGGGTCACCTGTGAGGTGGACCCCCCGTACGCGCAGATCGAAGTGTCGGATGACGGTCAGGGAATCGCCGACCAGCGCCCGGACGGCCGGTACGGCCTTGCGATCATGGCAGAGAGGGCGGAACGTATCCGGGGCCGACTGGAGATCCGTCCACGGCAACCGAGCGGCACGACGGTGGCGGTGGTTCTCGGCACCTCGCCCCGACGCGATAACGTGCGCGGTAGCGCGACCGCAGGAGAAGGGAAGTAA
- a CDS encoding AMP-dependent synthetase/ligase, giving the protein MREFSVPPIVTVGDAANLTDPVWANADAAPDAVQFARPVPAADGTGRTWTDVTCRQFRDEVVAVARGLVAAGITRGSRVGLMSRTRYEWTLFDYAIWAAGAVTVPIYETSSAEQAAWILADSGAVACVVETTAHATLVAGVSDRLPELDRVWQIDLGAVDELVTLGAPVDPREIERLRKEVRADDVATIIYTSGTTGRPKGCVLTHRNMYADIANAVPVLPNLFNAGASTLLFLPLAHAFARLVQIGVVHARATMAHCADTTNLVAELQEFRPSFVLSVPRVFEKVYNGARQKAQAEGKGRIFDRAEAVAIAWSEAQDRPGGPGLALRAQHALFDRLVYRKLRAALGGRCRDAISGGAPLGARLGHFFRGIGVTILEGYGLTETSPAAAANLPDATRIGSVGRPLPGVTVRVADDGEILIAGDLVFQGYWRNDEATAEVLSDGWFHSGDLGRLDADGFLSITGRKKEIIVTAGGKNVAPAVLEDQVRAHPLVSQCVVVGDRQPFIAALITVDEEALPKWRDAAGLPATATVDELREHEALRAEIQGAVDAANRTVSKAEAIKVFRILPRDFTEATGELTPSLKVKRNVVHETYAAEIADIYAR; this is encoded by the coding sequence GTGCGCGAGTTCTCCGTCCCACCGATCGTCACCGTCGGCGACGCGGCCAACCTCACCGACCCGGTCTGGGCGAACGCCGACGCCGCACCGGACGCGGTGCAGTTCGCGCGGCCGGTGCCGGCAGCCGACGGGACGGGCCGGACCTGGACGGACGTGACCTGCCGGCAGTTCCGTGACGAGGTGGTCGCGGTGGCCCGGGGCCTGGTCGCGGCCGGCATCACCCGGGGCTCCCGGGTCGGGTTGATGAGCCGCACCCGCTACGAGTGGACCCTGTTCGACTACGCCATCTGGGCGGCCGGCGCGGTGACCGTGCCGATCTACGAGACCTCCAGCGCCGAGCAGGCCGCCTGGATCCTGGCCGACTCCGGAGCGGTCGCCTGCGTGGTGGAGACCACCGCGCACGCCACCCTGGTCGCCGGGGTCTCCGACCGGCTGCCCGAACTCGACCGGGTCTGGCAGATCGACCTCGGGGCGGTGGACGAACTGGTCACCCTGGGCGCGCCGGTCGACCCCCGGGAGATCGAACGGCTCCGCAAGGAGGTCCGCGCCGACGACGTCGCCACCATCATCTACACCAGCGGCACCACCGGCCGCCCCAAGGGCTGCGTGCTGACCCACCGCAACATGTACGCCGACATCGCCAACGCCGTCCCGGTGCTGCCGAACCTGTTCAACGCCGGCGCGTCCACCCTGCTCTTCCTGCCGCTGGCGCACGCCTTCGCCCGGCTCGTCCAGATCGGCGTGGTGCACGCCCGCGCCACCATGGCGCACTGCGCCGACACCACGAACCTGGTCGCGGAGTTGCAGGAGTTCCGCCCGAGCTTCGTGCTCTCGGTGCCCCGGGTCTTCGAGAAGGTCTACAACGGGGCCCGGCAGAAGGCCCAGGCCGAGGGGAAGGGCCGGATCTTCGACCGGGCCGAGGCGGTGGCGATCGCCTGGAGCGAGGCGCAGGACCGGCCGGGCGGCCCGGGGCTGGCCCTGCGGGCGCAGCACGCGCTCTTCGACCGGTTGGTCTACCGGAAGCTGCGCGCCGCGCTCGGCGGCCGGTGCCGGGACGCCATCTCCGGCGGCGCCCCGCTCGGCGCCCGGCTCGGGCACTTCTTCCGCGGCATCGGGGTGACGATCCTGGAGGGCTACGGCCTCACCGAGACCTCCCCGGCCGCCGCCGCCAACCTGCCCGACGCCACCCGGATCGGCTCGGTCGGGCGGCCGTTGCCCGGGGTCACCGTCCGCGTCGCCGACGACGGCGAGATCCTCATCGCCGGTGACCTGGTGTTCCAGGGGTACTGGCGCAACGACGAGGCGACCGCCGAGGTGCTCTCCGACGGCTGGTTCCACAGCGGGGACCTGGGCCGGCTCGACGCCGACGGCTTCCTCAGCATCACCGGCCGCAAGAAGGAGATCATCGTGACCGCGGGCGGCAAGAACGTCGCCCCCGCAGTGCTGGAGGACCAGGTGCGGGCGCACCCGCTGGTCAGCCAGTGTGTGGTGGTCGGCGACCGGCAGCCGTTCATCGCCGCGCTGATCACCGTCGACGAGGAGGCGCTGCCGAAGTGGCGGGACGCGGCCGGCCTGCCGGCCACCGCCACGGTCGACGAGCTGCGGGAGCACGAGGCACTGCGCGCCGAGATCCAGGGCGCGGTCGACGCGGCCAACCGGACCGTCTCGAAGGCCGAGGCGATCAAGGTGTTCCGGATCCTGCCGCGTGACTTCACCGAGGCGACCGGCGAGCTGACCCCGTCGCTGAAGGTGAAACGCAACGTCGTGCACGAGACGTACGCGGCCGAGATCGCCGACATCTACGCCCGCTGA
- a CDS encoding SRPBCC family protein, with protein sequence MADSSTQSITIDAPPDRVVAVICDFARYPEWTEALRRVEVIEEYEDGYASQVRFTIDAQVMTDEYVLAYEYAEDLSRIEWHLVAPSRMQRAQRGSYDVVGNPDGTSTVTYTLEVELSVGMLGMFRRKAEKMIMDTALKQLKHRVEAPGATR encoded by the coding sequence ATGGCGGACTCCTCCACCCAGTCGATCACCATCGACGCGCCCCCCGACCGGGTGGTCGCGGTCATCTGCGACTTCGCCCGGTACCCGGAGTGGACCGAGGCGTTGCGCCGGGTCGAGGTAATCGAGGAGTACGAGGACGGCTACGCCAGCCAGGTCCGGTTCACCATCGACGCCCAGGTGATGACCGACGAGTACGTGCTGGCGTACGAGTACGCCGAGGACCTCTCCCGGATCGAGTGGCACCTGGTGGCCCCGTCCCGGATGCAGCGCGCCCAGCGTGGGTCGTACGACGTCGTCGGCAACCCGGACGGCACCTCCACGGTGACCTACACCCTGGAGGTGGAGCTCTCCGTGGGCATGCTCGGCATGTTCCGCCGCAAGGCCGAGAAAATGATCATGGATACGGCGTTGAAGCAGTTGAAGCATCGGGTAGAAGCACCCGGTGCGACCCGCTGA
- a CDS encoding ROK family glucokinase, whose product MAAVTLTIGVDVGGTKVAGGVVDDTGRVLAQARRDTPAEDVGKTRDVIIEVVTELATGRPVGAVGIGAAGWIDATRSTVLFAPNLAWRDEPLRAYVSAAVGLPVIVENDANVAAWAEFRYGAARHAEDSMVMFTIGTGVGGGIVLGGELVRGAHGIAAELGHMLTVPDGHQCGCGRLGCIEQYASGNALVRFARAGARQEPQRAAALLGLAGGDAESITGPMVTAAAQGGDPVSCEAFAQIGRWLGTSLADMAQILDPQVLVVGGGVVEAGDLLLGPTRRSYADALAQRGRLPVAEVRPAELGNTAGVIGAADLARRF is encoded by the coding sequence GTGGCAGCGGTGACGCTGACCATCGGAGTCGACGTCGGTGGCACCAAGGTGGCCGGCGGTGTGGTCGACGACACCGGCCGGGTGCTGGCGCAGGCCCGACGGGACACCCCCGCCGAGGACGTGGGCAAGACCCGGGACGTCATCATCGAGGTGGTCACCGAACTGGCCACCGGCCGCCCGGTCGGCGCGGTCGGCATCGGCGCGGCCGGCTGGATCGACGCCACCCGCTCCACCGTGCTGTTCGCCCCCAACCTGGCCTGGCGGGACGAGCCGTTGCGGGCGTACGTCAGCGCCGCGGTCGGCCTGCCGGTGATCGTGGAGAACGACGCCAACGTGGCCGCGTGGGCGGAGTTCCGCTACGGCGCCGCCCGGCACGCCGAGGACTCGATGGTCATGTTCACCATCGGCACCGGTGTCGGCGGTGGCATCGTCCTCGGCGGCGAGCTGGTCCGGGGCGCCCACGGCATCGCCGCCGAACTGGGGCACATGCTCACCGTCCCCGACGGCCACCAGTGCGGCTGCGGCCGGCTCGGCTGCATCGAGCAGTACGCCAGCGGCAACGCCCTGGTCCGTTTCGCCCGGGCCGGCGCCCGGCAGGAGCCGCAGCGCGCCGCCGCGCTGCTCGGGCTGGCCGGCGGGGACGCCGAGTCGATCACCGGCCCGATGGTCACCGCCGCCGCCCAGGGCGGCGACCCGGTCTCCTGCGAGGCGTTCGCCCAGATCGGGCGCTGGCTGGGCACCAGCCTCGCCGACATGGCCCAGATCCTCGATCCGCAGGTGCTGGTCGTCGGCGGCGGCGTGGTCGAGGCCGGTGACCTGCTGCTCGGCCCGACCCGGCGGTCCTACGCCGACGCGCTCGCCCAGCGGGGCCGCCTCCCGGTGGCCGAGGTACGCCCGGCCGAACTGGGCAACACCGCCGGCGTCATCGGCGCCGCCGACCTGGCCCGGCGGTTCTGA